Proteins encoded by one window of Teretinema zuelzerae:
- a CDS encoding outer membrane lipoprotein-sorting protein, translating to MKRITPARAIFRLLSLAAVLAGAAAVSAQSGGEPSSAAILGKLESNQSWNAGKIEASLAVSNRFGVTDNDFTSWSRKGGDALIEITSGPDRGQKVLRQASNIYLFYPEADEVIWLKGTALRDSLMGSDFSYEDLTDDRTLMDRFDGELLGSEAVDGEDCWRLKLKAKSKKETYQIQEIWVDKTRYVQRKAILYSAAGKALRSMTATDVRPIGGRYLAYSTTMTDLLKKNTSTVMTIKKAEIDIDIPERYFNREELSW from the coding sequence CTCGCCGGCGCCGCCGCGGTTTCGGCCCAAAGCGGAGGAGAACCGTCGAGCGCCGCCATCCTCGGAAAGCTCGAGAGCAACCAGAGTTGGAACGCCGGCAAAATAGAAGCCTCGCTTGCGGTCTCGAACCGCTTCGGCGTCACCGACAACGACTTTACCTCATGGTCGCGAAAAGGCGGCGACGCACTCATCGAAATCACGAGCGGACCTGACCGCGGCCAGAAAGTGCTCAGGCAAGCGTCTAACATCTACCTCTTCTATCCGGAAGCGGACGAGGTGATCTGGCTTAAAGGCACGGCGCTCAGGGACTCTCTGATGGGTTCCGACTTTTCCTACGAAGACCTGACCGACGACCGCACCCTCATGGACCGTTTCGACGGAGAATTGCTCGGCAGCGAAGCAGTCGACGGGGAAGACTGCTGGAGGCTCAAGCTGAAAGCGAAAAGCAAAAAGGAAACGTACCAAATTCAGGAAATCTGGGTGGACAAGACGCGCTATGTACAGAGGAAAGCCATCCTCTACAGCGCCGCGGGAAAGGCGCTCCGCTCGATGACGGCGACAGACGTCAGACCCATCGGAGGCCGCTATCTCGCCTACTCCACCACGATGACCGACCTTTTGAAAAAAAACACCTCCACAGTGATGACGATTAAAAAGGCCGAGATCGACATCGACATACCGGAGCGCTACTTCAACCGGGAGGAGCTGTCATGGTGA
- a CDS encoding methyl-accepting chemotaxis protein: MKSHSAVYRMLIAIASISFLLAALVFIRLTKNVVSPNEGNLMPVLLSAIVYLIIVNFASGRNASTFDTDFPSLQGNQNEYRKQLDHFGRVPLKTLLVFILISAVWSSTLRFSCATLGMRTDVLVPLIMLLISVSMLAASFIYVIGDNNISITLLSGKLREYPVNLKYPRQRNKNFIIPFFIAVMTIFCAVAIQQLQINLRGYMSLENAGKGNGMLYAFFTAYLLIVGTLIFLWTKGNSLIYKSLMKQLEDLTASEKNLAGRINVASIDELGFIAGRVNEFCQGLSVSVVELKEAQKALTDLGSELHSSAKDSAEAIARISESVEEVSGRMRDQAGSVQESSGAVEQIARNIESLEDLINEQASSVTEASASIEEMVGNINSITASTNKMAARFSELLSASEAGKEAQASSDIRIKQIAERSKALFDANQVIAGIAAQTNLLAMNAAIEAAHAGDAGRGFSVVADEIRSLAETSAKQSKNIRQEISSVQKAIEELVAASRGSEASYGKVVNLITETGGLAKELEHAMAEQRNGSMEILEALRAMNSITQQVQSGSKEMTSGNETVLGEIGRLKENTQAIGRSMSAMKDASENINRSSRRFNELADGTADTILRMDEALKGFRT; encoded by the coding sequence ATGAAAAGTCATTCCGCCGTTTACCGCATGCTCATCGCGATAGCATCGATATCGTTTCTGCTGGCGGCCCTCGTATTTATACGATTAACAAAAAATGTCGTGTCCCCGAATGAAGGCAACTTGATGCCGGTTCTGCTTTCGGCGATCGTTTACCTTATCATTGTAAATTTCGCTTCGGGGCGTAATGCTTCGACTTTCGACACAGACTTTCCTTCGCTTCAGGGCAACCAGAACGAATACCGGAAACAACTGGATCATTTCGGAAGGGTTCCCCTCAAGACCCTCCTCGTTTTCATCCTTATTTCCGCTGTGTGGAGTTCAACTCTGCGTTTCAGCTGTGCAACCCTCGGAATGAGGACTGATGTCCTCGTACCCCTCATCATGCTCTTGATATCGGTCAGCATGCTTGCCGCTTCCTTCATCTATGTCATCGGAGACAACAACATCTCCATAACGCTCCTCTCAGGAAAACTACGCGAATATCCGGTGAATCTGAAATACCCGCGACAACGGAATAAAAACTTCATAATACCCTTTTTTATCGCGGTAATGACCATTTTTTGCGCGGTCGCCATACAACAGCTTCAGATCAACCTGCGGGGCTATATGTCGCTTGAAAACGCGGGCAAGGGCAACGGGATGCTCTATGCGTTCTTTACAGCCTATCTCCTGATAGTCGGAACCCTTATTTTTCTCTGGACCAAGGGAAACAGCCTCATCTATAAATCCCTGATGAAGCAGCTCGAGGATCTCACCGCGAGCGAAAAAAACCTCGCAGGCAGGATCAATGTCGCGTCCATCGACGAACTGGGATTTATCGCGGGCCGAGTGAACGAGTTCTGCCAGGGTCTTTCCGTCAGCGTGGTGGAACTCAAAGAGGCGCAGAAGGCTCTTACCGATCTGGGAAGCGAGCTCCACTCGAGCGCGAAGGATTCCGCCGAGGCCATCGCGCGGATTTCAGAAAGCGTCGAAGAAGTCAGCGGCCGGATGCGCGATCAGGCGGGAAGCGTCCAGGAGTCCTCCGGCGCGGTCGAGCAGATTGCGCGGAATATCGAGTCGCTGGAAGACCTCATCAACGAGCAGGCCTCCAGCGTAACCGAAGCGTCCGCCTCCATCGAGGAGATGGTCGGAAACATCAATTCCATTACGGCATCCACCAATAAAATGGCGGCCCGCTTCAGCGAGCTTCTTTCGGCCTCGGAGGCGGGTAAAGAGGCGCAAGCATCTTCCGACATCAGGATCAAGCAGATCGCCGAGCGGTCGAAGGCCCTCTTCGACGCGAACCAGGTGATCGCGGGAATAGCGGCTCAAACGAACCTGCTTGCGATGAATGCGGCGATCGAAGCCGCCCACGCAGGAGACGCGGGACGGGGATTCTCGGTAGTAGCGGACGAAATTCGCAGCCTCGCAGAAACCTCCGCGAAACAGTCGAAGAATATCCGCCAGGAAATATCGAGCGTTCAGAAAGCCATCGAGGAGCTGGTAGCCGCTTCCAGGGGCTCGGAGGCCTCGTACGGAAAGGTGGTGAACCTCATCACGGAAACCGGCGGCCTCGCGAAGGAACTTGAACACGCCATGGCGGAACAGCGCAACGGTTCAATGGAAATACTCGAGGCGCTCCGCGCGATGAACTCGATAACCCAGCAGGTTCAAAGCGGCTCGAAGGAAATGACATCCGGAAACGAAACCGTTCTGGGGGAAATCGGACGGCTGAAAGAAAACACCCAGGCGATCGGCCGGAGCATGAGCGCGATGAAGGACGCGAGCGAGAACATCAACCGCTCGTCCAGACGGTTCAACGAGCTCGCCGACGGAACAGCGGACACCATTCTCAGAATGGACGAGGCGCTGAAAGGCTTCCGAACCTGA
- a CDS encoding ABC-F family ATP-binding cassette domain-containing protein — MITVSDLSLSFSDRPLFKDVNLKFTPGNCYGIIGANGAGKSTFLKILSGELEHDKGDIIIPAGQRLAVLKQDHFAFDEHTVKDTVMMGYPKLYSVLKEREAIYEKEDFSEADGIRASELEGEFAEIGGWEAENEIEKMLSGLGLEEAYHDRKMIELDESQKVRVLLAQAIFGEPDILLLDEPTNGLDLESITWLEEFLINFPNTVIVVSHDRHFLNQVCTHICDIDFGKIRMYSGNYDFWYQMSQLMQRQSRDQQKKREDKMKDLKEFILRFASNASKSKQATSRKKVYDKLALEEIEVTTRKFPYVNFKPDRDLGNNVVRVEKLNYSYEGIQLLKNFDLTVNRGDKIAFVGMEHNSKSAFFDIIADEAKAESGEVYWGQTAKFTYLGKDNTNYFANDLNITDWLRQYSPEQDDAYVRGFLGRMLFSGDESLKPVKVLSGGEKVRCMLSKLMLSGANVLIMDEPTNHLDLEAITSLNEALIDFPGVVLFNSHDHEFISSVANRIVEITPGGVIDRMMNFEDYLVDEQVKNLRAEYYKGSVKKFNI; from the coding sequence ATGATAACCGTATCCGATCTTTCGCTTTCATTCAGCGATCGTCCGCTTTTCAAGGACGTAAACCTCAAATTCACCCCGGGCAATTGTTATGGAATCATCGGCGCGAACGGCGCGGGAAAGTCCACGTTCTTAAAGATTCTTTCGGGGGAGCTCGAACACGACAAAGGGGACATCATCATCCCCGCCGGCCAGCGGCTCGCCGTCCTGAAGCAGGACCACTTCGCCTTCGACGAACACACCGTGAAGGACACGGTGATGATGGGATATCCCAAGCTGTACTCGGTCCTCAAGGAACGCGAAGCCATCTATGAAAAGGAAGACTTTTCGGAAGCTGACGGAATCCGCGCCAGCGAGCTTGAAGGCGAATTCGCCGAGATCGGCGGCTGGGAGGCCGAGAACGAGATAGAAAAGATGTTATCCGGACTGGGGCTCGAGGAAGCCTACCACGACCGAAAAATGATAGAGTTGGACGAAAGCCAGAAGGTCCGCGTGCTTCTCGCCCAGGCGATCTTCGGAGAGCCGGACATCCTGCTGCTCGACGAACCTACAAACGGTCTCGACCTTGAGTCCATCACCTGGCTGGAAGAATTTCTGATCAACTTTCCGAACACCGTCATCGTCGTATCGCACGACCGGCACTTCCTCAATCAGGTGTGCACGCATATCTGCGATATCGACTTCGGCAAGATCCGCATGTATTCCGGAAACTACGATTTCTGGTACCAGATGAGCCAGCTCATGCAGCGCCAGTCGCGCGACCAGCAAAAGAAGCGCGAGGACAAGATGAAGGACCTGAAAGAGTTCATCCTGCGCTTCGCCTCGAACGCGTCCAAGAGCAAGCAGGCGACGAGCCGCAAAAAGGTCTACGACAAGCTCGCCCTCGAGGAAATCGAGGTTACCACGAGAAAATTCCCCTACGTCAATTTCAAACCGGACAGGGATCTGGGCAATAATGTCGTGCGCGTGGAGAAGCTCAATTATTCCTACGAAGGGATTCAGCTTTTGAAGAACTTCGATCTCACCGTCAACCGCGGCGACAAGATCGCCTTCGTCGGGATGGAACACAATTCCAAGAGCGCGTTTTTCGACATCATCGCAGACGAGGCCAAGGCGGAATCAGGCGAGGTCTACTGGGGCCAGACCGCGAAGTTCACCTACCTCGGAAAAGACAACACGAACTATTTCGCGAACGATCTGAACATCACCGATTGGCTGCGCCAGTATTCGCCCGAACAGGACGACGCCTACGTGCGCGGCTTTCTGGGGCGGATGCTCTTTTCCGGCGACGAATCGCTGAAGCCGGTAAAGGTGCTTTCCGGAGGCGAGAAGGTCCGCTGCATGCTGTCGAAGCTCATGCTCTCCGGCGCCAACGTGCTGATCATGGACGAGCCGACGAACCATCTCGACCTTGAAGCCATAACGAGCTTGAACGAGGCCCTCATCGATTTCCCGGGCGTGGTGCTTTTCAACAGCCACGACCACGAGTTCATCTCGTCTGTAGCAAACCGCATCGTGGAGATCACTCCCGGAGGCGTTATCGACCGGATGATGAACTTCGAGGATTATCTTGTAGACGAGCAGGTGAAGAATCTCCGCGCCGAGTATTACAAAGGCAGCGTGAAGAAATTCAATATCTAG
- a CDS encoding M30 family metallopeptidase: MKQSKYPQIAFMAALVSTVALFTSCPGSSGGEDPVVQYSLYPVPVSYTDESPVYGGGDRIIGKITSETEPTNVYNNRKFVSVEVKGLTGQNVFLVRSNISGSVVGAIPSGSSYTNTGGTVYWNPSSDGANSFRSAASSGSEPPLYAGFAEPVSMPAAATSGGYTRIDPPRSFLKAPKSTGARAADPSVVSAFAAGPFTEDQVGTATCEVNAWTGNDASTITVTLYARGEHCYVWMPAERLTEVEDENGQDNMLTHDQLSLLAAKFDAIYDKETTLFGHENGGGLEAGEENYGGCDEDPRIHIVAFDIAGDYAEDQYSGVYGYFDSGDQDAGYIDGNLAEMFYVDSHFLDASPGVMYSTLIHEFQHMIHYARKGVNSETWYNEMLSMVAEDLILPMIDEAGDDIDIERDGPAAGRIPYFNTGYNWSGVTDWYDGADENVLISYASAYSFGSYIARNFAGPALIKAIIDNGTQGIESVGAALKATAPDSFPAALTDSGAFSRAFSEYWQVLFFDSSDASAGFRTFDATPPSLTLDSYTYALAGFDLWSFDNYNADYTDSLPVLPQGYKGPTIYSIDYFYSHKPWSFMAFSHDDWTEVSGDLTITVDITELDPAFELYIAVK, encoded by the coding sequence ATGAAACAATCTAAATACCCTCAAATCGCGTTTATGGCCGCGCTCGTTTCGACTGTAGCGCTCTTTACCTCCTGCCCGGGTTCTTCCGGCGGCGAGGATCCTGTAGTGCAATATTCTCTCTATCCTGTTCCGGTGAGCTATACTGACGAGTCGCCCGTCTATGGAGGCGGAGACAGGATAATCGGAAAAATAACCAGCGAAACAGAACCGACGAATGTGTACAATAACCGCAAGTTTGTTTCAGTTGAGGTGAAAGGATTGACCGGACAGAACGTCTTCCTCGTGAGGTCGAACATATCTGGTAGCGTCGTAGGCGCGATTCCTAGCGGCTCCTCGTATACGAATACCGGCGGAACGGTGTACTGGAATCCAAGCTCAGACGGCGCTAATTCGTTCCGGAGCGCGGCCTCTTCGGGATCAGAGCCCCCTCTTTACGCCGGCTTCGCCGAGCCTGTCTCCATGCCTGCAGCGGCGACTTCCGGCGGTTATACCCGGATCGATCCACCGCGATCTTTTTTAAAAGCGCCGAAAAGCACCGGCGCCCGCGCGGCCGACCCTTCCGTCGTTAGCGCCTTCGCAGCCGGACCTTTCACAGAAGACCAGGTAGGAACGGCAACCTGCGAAGTCAACGCATGGACTGGAAACGACGCTTCGACCATTACCGTCACCCTGTACGCCCGCGGCGAACACTGCTACGTCTGGATGCCAGCCGAACGTTTGACCGAAGTCGAGGACGAAAACGGGCAGGACAACATGCTGACACATGACCAGCTCTCCCTCCTCGCCGCGAAATTCGACGCGATCTACGACAAGGAAACCACGCTTTTCGGCCATGAAAACGGAGGAGGACTCGAAGCCGGAGAAGAAAACTACGGCGGCTGCGACGAAGATCCCCGCATCCACATAGTCGCCTTCGATATCGCCGGAGACTACGCTGAAGATCAATACAGCGGAGTCTACGGATACTTTGATTCAGGAGATCAAGATGCCGGGTATATTGACGGCAATCTCGCAGAGATGTTCTACGTCGACTCTCATTTTTTGGATGCGAGTCCGGGCGTCATGTATTCCACCCTTATCCACGAATTCCAGCACATGATTCACTATGCGCGCAAAGGCGTAAACTCCGAAACCTGGTATAACGAAATGCTCTCCATGGTCGCCGAGGACCTTATTCTTCCCATGATCGACGAGGCGGGCGACGACATTGATATAGAACGAGACGGCCCTGCGGCTGGACGGATTCCGTACTTCAATACCGGGTATAATTGGTCCGGCGTAACGGATTGGTATGACGGAGCGGATGAGAATGTCCTTATTTCCTATGCTTCGGCGTACAGCTTCGGCTCCTACATAGCCAGAAACTTTGCCGGGCCCGCCCTGATCAAGGCGATAATCGACAACGGCACTCAGGGAATAGAATCCGTGGGCGCCGCCCTCAAGGCGACGGCTCCCGACTCTTTCCCGGCAGCTCTTACAGATTCCGGGGCTTTTTCCCGGGCCTTCTCCGAGTACTGGCAGGTTCTGTTCTTCGATTCGAGCGACGCGTCCGCCGGCTTTCGTACCTTCGATGCAACGCCGCCTTCCCTGACGCTCGACTCGTACACCTACGCCCTTGCCGGTTTCGACCTTTGGAGTTTCGACAACTACAATGCCGATTATACGGATTCTCTTCCTGTTTTGCCGCAGGGCTACAAGGGTCCGACTATATACAGCATCGATTATTTTTACAGCCATAAGCCCTGGAGCTTTATGGCCTTTTCCCACGACGACTGGACCGAAGTCTCCGGAGATTTGACCATCACGGTCGATATCACCGAACTCGATCCGGCCTTCGAGCTTTACATCGCGGTAAAGTGA
- a CDS encoding AMP-dependent synthetase/ligase, with amino-acid sequence MSIESTIPLLFRERVRCYPDVVAQTWKDSSGSFVRRSYRELYGDVLDMAEALRGLGVKRGDLVGLISDNRREWLIADLAVLALGAADVPRGCDSMEKEIAYILSTTECRIAFAENRSQLHKILALRSEMPLLSRVILFAEPAIADAEAAREAGIELLSFHAVLAQGSVARNGAVDELESIMKAVKSEDVATVIFTSGTTGEPKGVMLTHGNYTWQLERIPQVLHVEPGDMWITVLPVWHSFERLMQYIILERGSGMAYSKPVASIMLPDIAAIKPQIIPGVPRLWEALAAGILRTVRKEGGAKKALFLFFVAVGRRWCSARDLVFGRVVRFTPRIRLFDTLLGLLPWLLLSPLRALGDVLVFRKVRARLGGRVRICISGGGALQNEVDSFYQAIGLNMLEGYGITETAPLLSFRDQWKPRPGCVGKIFAETECRIVDAEELERVVEEANGGAWRAPYELGPGKNGVILVRGGQVMKGYYKRPDLTSRVIDAGGWFNTGDLGMLSYDGEIKITGRAKDTIVLRGGENVEPAPIERAIKGFPLVESVVVLGQDCKYLAALIVPAKDALLAWAQENDIPCEDYESLLENPAVVQLFRSEIDARVNRQTGFRPFEYIFRFSFLGDSFQVGKELSGKQEMMRHRILELYREEILLLFAE; translated from the coding sequence ATGTCGATCGAATCTACCATTCCGTTATTGTTCAGAGAACGGGTACGCTGTTATCCCGACGTCGTCGCTCAGACCTGGAAGGATTCTTCCGGTTCGTTCGTCCGCAGAAGCTATCGGGAGCTCTACGGCGATGTTCTCGATATGGCCGAAGCCCTGCGCGGCCTCGGAGTTAAGAGGGGAGACCTCGTCGGCCTAATCTCGGACAACAGGCGCGAATGGCTGATAGCCGACCTTGCGGTTCTTGCGCTCGGAGCCGCCGACGTCCCGCGCGGCTGCGATTCAATGGAAAAGGAAATCGCCTATATTCTATCGACGACCGAGTGCCGCATCGCGTTCGCCGAAAACCGTTCGCAGCTTCATAAAATTCTTGCTCTCCGCTCTGAAATGCCGCTCCTTTCCAGGGTTATTCTTTTCGCGGAGCCTGCGATCGCAGACGCCGAGGCTGCACGGGAAGCCGGAATCGAGCTCTTGTCTTTCCACGCGGTTCTCGCCCAGGGTTCGGTTGCTCGCAACGGCGCTGTCGACGAGCTTGAATCGATCATGAAAGCGGTGAAAAGCGAAGACGTCGCGACGGTGATCTTCACTTCCGGAACCACCGGCGAGCCCAAGGGCGTCATGCTCACTCACGGAAACTATACCTGGCAGCTGGAACGGATTCCGCAGGTGCTCCATGTCGAGCCCGGCGATATGTGGATCACCGTTTTGCCGGTGTGGCACAGTTTCGAACGGCTCATGCAGTACATCATTCTGGAGCGCGGAAGCGGGATGGCGTATTCAAAGCCGGTCGCCTCGATAATGCTGCCGGATATCGCCGCGATAAAGCCTCAGATCATTCCCGGCGTTCCCCGGCTCTGGGAAGCTCTCGCTGCGGGCATTCTCCGCACGGTGCGCAAGGAAGGCGGCGCGAAGAAGGCTCTTTTCCTGTTTTTCGTGGCTGTGGGAAGGCGCTGGTGCTCCGCCCGCGACCTGGTGTTCGGCAGGGTCGTCCGCTTCACCCCCCGGATTCGCCTGTTCGATACCCTTCTCGGCCTTCTTCCCTGGCTTTTGTTAAGCCCGTTGCGCGCGCTCGGTGATGTGCTGGTGTTCCGGAAGGTTCGCGCCCGCCTGGGCGGCCGAGTCCGCATCTGCATTTCAGGCGGAGGGGCGCTTCAAAACGAGGTTGATTCCTTTTATCAGGCTATCGGGCTGAATATGCTGGAAGGGTACGGAATTACCGAAACCGCGCCCCTGCTTTCCTTCCGCGACCAATGGAAGCCGCGCCCCGGCTGCGTCGGGAAGATTTTCGCCGAAACCGAGTGCCGCATCGTAGACGCTGAAGAGCTTGAGCGGGTCGTAGAAGAGGCGAACGGGGGCGCATGGCGGGCGCCGTACGAGCTCGGCCCGGGGAAAAACGGCGTCATCCTGGTGCGCGGCGGCCAGGTAATGAAAGGCTACTACAAGCGTCCCGATCTTACTTCTCGCGTGATAGACGCAGGCGGCTGGTTTAATACCGGCGACTTGGGAATGCTGTCGTACGACGGAGAAATCAAGATCACCGGCCGGGCGAAGGACACGATCGTTCTCCGCGGCGGAGAGAACGTGGAGCCTGCCCCGATCGAACGGGCGATTAAGGGCTTTCCATTAGTGGAATCGGTCGTCGTTCTCGGCCAGGATTGCAAGTATCTGGCAGCCCTCATCGTTCCGGCCAAAGACGCTCTTCTGGCCTGGGCGCAGGAAAACGACATCCCGTGCGAAGATTACGAGAGCCTGCTGGAAAATCCCGCGGTTGTGCAGCTGTTCCGCTCGGAAATAGACGCGCGGGTCAACAGGCAAACAGGATTCCGTCCTTTCGAGTATATTTTCCGCTTTTCGTTTCTCGGCGATTCCTTCCAGGTAGGAAAAGAATTGTCGGGAAAGCAGGAAATGATGCGCCACCGCATCCTCGAGCTCTATAGGGAAGAAATTTTGCTTCTTTTCGCGGAATGA
- the recO gene encoding DNA repair protein RecO, with the protein MSDRTWSSRALVLSLSTFGEGHRDAKLLTEDRGIVQAAVFGGAKSKLKGLVNPWHTGTVWIYSDPVKNHHKITDFDVSEWRQGIRESLARTFAASVCTEIVTRSHGVADWTLVNAFLDGIAVSSDDECRRALNRFLWRILHSAGIAPDLSCCSRCGRGMSGENGESTVSYYSPHEEAVLCADCARPEERSVPLSIEARSWLLAVERLPPSRSRAWKCDPREETEIRRFLRFLVSRHFGGELKTLNAAEGIL; encoded by the coding sequence ATGTCGGACCGCACGTGGAGTTCCCGGGCTCTGGTTTTAAGTCTCAGCACTTTCGGAGAAGGCCACAGGGACGCGAAGCTCCTGACCGAAGACAGGGGAATCGTTCAGGCAGCGGTTTTCGGCGGCGCCAAAAGCAAGCTCAAAGGCCTCGTAAATCCCTGGCACACCGGCACAGTCTGGATATATTCGGACCCGGTGAAAAACCACCATAAAATCACCGATTTCGATGTCAGCGAGTGGCGGCAAGGGATCAGGGAAAGCCTCGCGAGAACCTTCGCAGCCTCCGTCTGTACGGAAATAGTGACCCGCTCCCACGGCGTTGCGGACTGGACTCTCGTGAACGCGTTTCTCGACGGCATCGCGGTATCCTCCGACGACGAATGCCGCAGGGCGCTGAACCGTTTTCTCTGGAGGATTCTCCATTCGGCGGGAATCGCTCCCGATCTTTCATGCTGTTCCCGCTGCGGACGGGGCATGTCTGGCGAAAACGGAGAAAGTACGGTATCATACTATTCTCCCCACGAAGAAGCCGTTCTCTGCGCGGACTGCGCAAGGCCGGAAGAACGCTCCGTTCCGCTCTCGATCGAAGCTCGAAGCTGGCTGCTCGCGGTAGAGCGGCTGCCCCCGTCCCGATCGCGGGCGTGGAAATGCGACCCGCGCGAAGAAACGGAAATACGCCGGTTTCTGCGCTTCCTCGTTTCCCGCCATTTCGGAGGGGAGCTGAAAACCCTGAACGCGGCTGAAGGAATTCTCTAG
- the recJ gene encoding single-stranded-DNA-specific exonuclease RecJ encodes MIWNKKDVGRELIREVSGRYGCDALTASILARRGMYEGKDLLFYLEEDLRYAHNPFLFADMEDAVDRVIDARDEGEKILVFGDRDVDGITSTTLLVQALEDLKIDVSWRVPSGDDPYGLTKEAVDAHAANDGTLIITVDNGISCIDEIDYAADKGIDVIVLDHHNPRDELPAAVAVINPKMEEAGYPFKDLAGCAVAWKFISALRFSLLEIYKQQICLLNVRPANEAWVIEAVKIVNMAEVDRISESVIPGMVKIGNTRLLPFLEGQQIMVWDAPLQKRQLEKIFGKNVEFNFMDIAPEITREIPAVRNMSLLKLKDLSKIGKYQDKPVSELDGFLNIFVTFVQKRNALFGKRENEELQLVALGTLADLMPLKNENRILVRKGLAAINLSPRPGIAELLARQGLTGKKIGTTDLSWQISPAINATGRMGKPELAVQLLLCQDQAERNRLSAEVIKLNTDRKQMGNDSWTVVEPLAKESLEKMSSRLILAASPEIHRGVTGIMANRLSSCFRVPAVVVCFMEDGTAVGSMRSARGLNLENLLSPCADLFLDHGGHAFAAGFSLPRERFPEFEQRLARLAPELEFPDTQEEEEIDIDAELPHEFINPELLVLADRFEPYGEGNEPLVFLARNLTLMTADMMGKTEKLHLKLTFDCGKFKWPAIFWQAAERLNRDFSVGDKIDAVFQVGRNTFNGTETPQMILKDLRRSGSPA; translated from the coding sequence ATGATTTGGAACAAAAAAGACGTAGGCCGCGAACTGATCCGCGAAGTGAGCGGAAGATACGGATGCGACGCGCTCACCGCTTCGATTTTGGCGCGCCGCGGCATGTACGAGGGAAAAGACCTGCTCTTCTATCTGGAAGAGGATCTCAGATACGCCCATAACCCCTTTTTATTCGCGGATATGGAAGACGCGGTGGACCGGGTGATCGACGCACGCGACGAAGGCGAGAAAATCCTCGTGTTCGGAGACCGCGACGTCGACGGAATCACCAGCACAACCCTTCTCGTGCAGGCCCTGGAAGACCTGAAAATCGACGTGAGCTGGAGGGTTCCCTCGGGGGACGACCCGTACGGGCTGACCAAGGAAGCCGTGGACGCCCACGCCGCGAACGACGGAACGCTCATCATCACGGTGGACAACGGTATCTCCTGCATAGACGAGATAGATTACGCGGCAGACAAGGGCATCGACGTCATCGTTCTCGACCATCACAACCCCCGCGACGAACTGCCTGCGGCGGTCGCCGTAATCAATCCAAAAATGGAAGAGGCAGGGTATCCCTTCAAGGATCTGGCCGGTTGCGCAGTCGCGTGGAAGTTCATCTCGGCGCTCAGATTTTCGCTTCTGGAAATCTACAAACAGCAAATATGCCTGTTAAATGTGCGCCCGGCAAACGAAGCATGGGTTATAGAAGCGGTGAAAATCGTCAATATGGCCGAGGTAGACCGCATCAGCGAAAGCGTCATCCCCGGGATGGTGAAAATCGGCAACACGAGACTCCTCCCCTTTCTCGAAGGTCAGCAGATCATGGTATGGGACGCCCCCTTGCAAAAGAGACAGCTGGAAAAGATATTCGGCAAAAACGTCGAGTTCAATTTTATGGACATAGCGCCCGAAATAACGAGGGAGATACCGGCGGTCAGGAACATGAGCCTTCTGAAACTGAAGGATCTATCCAAAATAGGAAAATATCAGGACAAGCCGGTAAGCGAACTTGACGGATTCCTCAACATCTTCGTTACCTTCGTTCAAAAAAGAAACGCTCTTTTCGGAAAAAGGGAAAACGAGGAGCTGCAGCTCGTCGCGCTGGGTACGCTCGCCGACCTTATGCCGCTGAAAAATGAAAACAGGATTCTTGTCCGCAAAGGCCTCGCCGCCATCAATCTGTCTCCCCGTCCGGGCATCGCAGAACTGCTTGCCCGGCAGGGCCTTACCGGGAAGAAAATTGGTACGACCGACCTTTCCTGGCAGATTTCTCCGGCGATCAACGCCACCGGGCGCATGGGCAAGCCCGAGCTCGCCGTCCAGCTGCTTCTCTGCCAGGATCAGGCAGAGCGAAACCGACTTTCCGCGGAAGTCATCAAGCTCAACACCGACCGGAAGCAGATGGGAAACGACAGCTGGACCGTAGTCGAACCCCTTGCGAAGGAAAGCCTTGAAAAAATGTCGAGCCGGCTCATCCTCGCCGCGAGCCCGGAGATCCATCGCGGAGTTACCGGCATCATGGCGAACCGGCTCTCAAGCTGTTTCAGGGTTCCCGCCGTTGTCGTCTGCTTTATGGAGGACGGCACCGCAGTCGGCTCCATGCGCTCTGCCCGCGGCCTGAATCTGGAAAATCTGCTTTCTCCCTGCGCCGACCTCTTTCTCGACCACGGGGGACACGCCTTCGCGGCCGGCTTCAGCCTTCCGCGCGAACGGTTCCCCGAATTCGAGCAGCGCCTTGCCCGACTCGCTCCGGAGCTGGAATTTCCTGATACGCAGGAAGAAGAAGAAATCGATATAGACGCCGAGCTTCCGCACGAATTCATCAATCCCGAGCTTCTGGTCCTCGCCGACCGCTTCGAGCCCTACGGCGAAGGAAACGAACCCCTCGTCTTCCTCGCGCGCAATCTCACGCTCATGACCGCCGATATGATGGGAAAAACCGAAAAACTCCACCTCAAGCTCACCTTCGATTGCGGGAAATTCAAGTGGCCGGCCATTTTTTGGCAGGCTGCGGAGCGGCTCAACCGCGATTTTTCGGTAGGAGACAAGATCGACGCGGTGTTTCAGGTCGGCAGAAACACCTTCAACGGAACAGAAACGCCCCAGATGATACTCAAAGATCTCCGCCGCTCGGGGAGCCCTGCTTGA